One Bradysia coprophila strain Holo2 chromosome IV unlocalized genomic scaffold, BU_Bcop_v1 contig_144, whole genome shotgun sequence DNA window includes the following coding sequences:
- the LOC119071323 gene encoding ankyrin repeat and SAM domain-containing protein 6-like, producing MYHPRLRSIHSPLTPIPPMSQQSSFDFSPAAINRCLEASKSTTPSVLKSRRNYTPSFLELSPPDISPIDYIPNSANRIVVSPNSTIGSNNSLSKCGDQISCDLDDDQPDSFNASNINNRHLNISSVLDEIGMKQYKSLFETEEIDLMAFLLLTDGDLEEIGVEDTCHRELFTGAIEKLNSMLN from the exons ATGTATCATCCACGTCTCCGTA gcATTCATTCACCGTTGACTCCCATTCCGCCAATGAGTCAACAGTCCTCATTCGACTTTTCTCCAGCTGCAATCAATCGTTGCCTGGAAGCGTCGAAAAGTACAACTCCATCCGTTTTGAAGTCACGGCGTAACTATACTCCAAGTTTCTTAGAGCTTTCACCGCCCGATATATCACCCATTGATTACATTCCGAATTCGGCTAATCGAATTGTAGTTTCGCCAAACTCAACCATCGGCTCCAACAATTCCCTCAGCAA ATGCGGTGATCAGATATCGTGCGATTTGGATGACGATCAGCCGGACAGTTTTAACGCTTCGAACATCAACAATCGTCATTTGAATATCAGTTCGGTTCTAGATGAAATCGGAATGAAGCAGTACAAATCATTGTTTGAAACAGAAGAG ATTGATTTGATGGCTTTCCTGCTGTTGACGGATGGGGACCTTGAAGAGATTGGCGTTGAGGATACATGTCATCGTGAGCTCTTCACTGGCGCCATTGAAAAGTTAAATAGCATGCTCAATTAA
- the LOC119071132 gene encoding protein mahjong isoform X1, with protein sequence MAAQPAGNVIERDAVLQGTDLHAIFKLWEEKHSTPLFDPVHIITRLAELFEDETEIYMRKDPDPFDERHPSRTDPDCELGRMLKLLFRKDHFMTRLVNDYLRDNFFTRQNIQKSSYDLNVAACRLILVIMPGLETSAVFQVEFDNLIHRLYSWAENSEEPLRSYATGLLAAAMEVQDIAIGFREQNSRLVTVMLKRLHTLQAEVLEAKKVNGEVVSAPQIKKEVKTSTSKESNSSECVVSNRPFAHLGGGSAPSSPELTSPTLNGLSKFKNTIHLNTLFQSENTSQSQGESIYVRNTIPIYPPTTETNQMLILRYLTSMGEYQEFLGQVFEHNAMQIIFRYVENVDQRGTCIAFEALKYLASLLCHKKFSLEFISHGGLERLIKVTRPSIAATGVSIALYYLAYCEDAMERICSMSQKFVSEVVQYALWLLGCSHDSGRCHATMFFGLAFQFKIILDEFDNQDGLRKLYNVISVLPILGDEHSLNEDETCAARQLIRHVCVALKKYMESHLYYKYSQVSRLNTFATQGVSSGGQMSFRYFQASKQTPEMISEQVRTLQELLPVRARWEPVEKILYLNVIPLLLRIIAYAYDWNHSCRGETVRAALEVLIICCAIPKVHLVFCDRINLPDDASAAGINIILGAAEGEIVADTEVQKAALAVLVHCVCSPTVKPVLVGRYGITMAKKKIANKHSEEIIKKIWESVRSNNGIIVLLQLMEIKTPITDADCIRGMACRALAGLARSDTVQQIIGKLPLFTNGQLQSLMRDPILQEKRTEHVQFQKYALELMERVSGKTKTTNDLDSSLANIHKANVVAQTKIQFNEQQLFELIHEHLSARGMHETAASLQREAGLTTKVVSNKLLAHHSPFSFRSPSSTMVRSRVRMKQSEFNAALNAVESSPQISTKNEQEDVTPVNTPIKLIKKSSQFSASNNNHLSMIQHQQQQQQRSLQKQISADEFVSGTPTTSRLSQMEQFSKNVTLDTIITEYLTNQHALCKNPMSTCPQFDLFAPHKCPDPRPNKMHGLCSNFAGRYFRRQAGYNSRRLDRRLVHSQFCMARTIRSQDDSFFTCCDFTPCTTSVIVGLHSGEVKVYNNESGDEYTYPCHSSYINNVQCSKDGSLLLTSSAWRQPLSAVWNIEKNQFTQKAVFEEEEYLEFSKVNEDKILGTNAENATIYDVRTGKTIATFVPTIQNQYTKNRATFCPSDDLILSDGVLWDVRSGKELHKFDKLNQTLSGVFHPNGLEVVSNTEVWDLRTFHLLRTVPALDQSIVTFSPQNVIYGMSSETEPESSGSNYDSKFKTFKTLDSYDYSSIATVDVKRNIYDLSVNKFGSQIALVENLGNVDSIQESVVRIYSVGRRKNMDDDAEDDENDMPDSSDSSDTDTGGFRGLSVFNLNDNGDQRRRRRRRRDYLSDDSEDEWIPLSSDDDDMNGPDDDNDNDDANMGDDRPNGDGDEQGDNNDDDNNDDDAGNNSDDDDDDDDGDINMGWLTDSDSNSDFM encoded by the exons ATGGCAGCCCAACCAGCTGGAAATGTAATTGAACGGGATGCTGTGCTCCAAGGCACGGATCTTCATGCCATATTCAAATTATGGGAAGAGAAACACTCAACCCCCTTGTTTGATCCTGTGCATATAATCACAAG ATTGGCTGAACTATTCGAAGATGAAACGGAAATTTATATGCGAAAAGACCCGGATCCATTCGATGAACGGCATCCATCTAGAACAGATCCCGACTGTGAGTTGGGTCGCATGTTGAAGTTGCTTTTCCGAAAAGATCATTTCATGACACGA TTAGTCAATGACTATCTACGTGACAACTTTTTCACCCGTCAGAACATTCAGAAAAGTTCGTACGATCTAAATGTGGCTGCTTGTCGACTCATCTTGGTTATCATGCCTGGACTGGAAACGTCTGCCGTATTCCAGGTGGAGTTCGACAATCTGATCCATCGATTGTACTCATGGGCGGAAAATAGCGAAGAACCACTGCGAAGCTATGCCACCGGATTGTTAGCTGCCGCAATGGAAGTGCAGGACATTGCAATCGGTTTTCGTGAACAAAATTCTCGTTTAGTTACTGTAATGTTGAAGCGTTTGCATACGTTGCAAGCGGAAGTGCTCGAAGCGAAAAAAGTGAACGGTGAAGTGGTGTCAGCGCCTCAGATAAAGAAAGAAGTGAAAACGTCGACCAGTAAAGAATCGAATTCCAGTGAATGTGTTGTGTCCAATCGTCCGTTCGCACATTTAGGCGGAGGATCGGCTCCAAGCAGTCCAGAATTGACAAGTCCCACGTTGAATG GTctatcgaaattcaaaaacacGATCCACTTGAATACTCTGTTTCAAAGTGAAAACACCAGCCAAAGTCAAGGTGAAAGCATATATGTGCGGAATACAATTCCAATTTACCCGCCGACCAccgaaacaaatcaaatgcTGATATTGCGATACCTCACATCAATGGGAGAATATCAGGAA tttttaggTCAAGTGTTCGAACACAACGCCATGCAAATCATATTTCGATACGTTGAAAATGTGGACCAGCGAGGGACCTGCATTGCTTTTGAGGCATTGAAATACTTAGCATCTCTACTGTGCCACAAGAAATTTTCGTTGGAATTTATTTCCCATGGTGGGCTGGAGCGATTAATCAAAGTCACACGGCCGAGCATTGCAGCAACAG GTGTTTCCATTGCCCTCTACTATTTGGCTTATTGTGAGGATGCAATGGAGCGAATATGTTCAATGTCACAGAAATTTGTGTCCGAAGTAGTACAGTATGCGTTATGGTTATTGGGCTGTTCACATGATTCGGGACGCTGTCATGCAACCATGTTTTTCGGTTTGGcctttcaattcaaaattattttggacgaATTCGACAATCAGGATGGTTTACGCAAACTGTACAACGTT ATTTCGGTACTGCCTATACTCGGCGATGAACACAGTTTAAACGAGGATGAAACTTGTGCGGCTAGACAGTTAATACGACATGTTTGTGTGGCACTCAAAAAGTACATGGAAAGCCATTTGTACTACAAATATTCTCAAGTGTCTAGACTCAACACGTTCGCTACGCAAGGAGTTTCGTCCGGTGGTCAAATGAGTTTCCGG TATTTCCAGGCGAGTAAACAAACACCGGAAATGATTAGCGAACAGGTGCGAACACTGCAGGAATTACTGCCAGTTCGGGCGAGATGGGAACcagttgagaaaattttgtacTTGAACGTGATTCCCCTTCTGTTGCGAATTATCGCTTATGCGTATGACTGGAATCATAGCTGCCGAGGCGAAACAGTACGAGCCGCATTGGAAGTCTTAATTATTTGTTGTGCAATTCCGAAGGTGCATCTGGTCTTTTGTGATCGTATCAATCTACCAG atgaTGCGAGTGCGGCTGGCATTAACATAATTCTTGGCGCAGCTGAAGGCGAAATAGTGGCTGATACCGAAGTACAAAAGGCAGCACTTGCAGTTTTGGTTCATTGTGTCTGCTCACCAACCGTTAAG CCAGTTTTGGTGGGACGCTATGGCATTACAAtggcgaaaaagaaaatcgccAACAAACACTCGGAGGAAATAATCAAAAAGATTTGGGAATCTGTACGATCGAACAATGGAATCATTGTGCTTCTGCAGCTGATGGAAATCAAAACGCCGATAACCGATGCGGATTGCATCAGAGGAATGGCGTGCCGTGCCTTGGCTGGTCTTGCCCGTTCGGATACAGTTCAACAGATTATCGGAAAATTGCCTCTGTTTACAAATGGCCAGTTGCAGAGTCTAATGCGCGACCCAATATTGCAAGAGAAACGCACCGAACACGTTCAGTTCCAGAAGTATGCGTTAGAACTGATGGAACGCGTTTCGGGTAAAACAAAAACGACCAACGATTTGGACTCATCTTTGGCCAACATACACAAAGCGAATGTCGTGGCACAGACGAAAATTCAGTTCAATGAGCAACAGCTGTTTGAATTGATTCACGAACATTTATCCGCCAGGGGAATGCACGAAACTGCTGCTTCATTACAACGAGAGGCTGGACTGACTACAAAAGTAGTGTCCAACAAATTGCTGGCGCATCATTCACCGTTTTCTTTCCG TTCACCCAGTTCAACGATGGTGCGGTCACGTGTTCGAATGAAGCAATCCGAATTCAATGCAGCGCTAAATGCCGTCGAATCTTCACCCCaaatttctaccaaaaacGAACAAGAGGATGTCACACCAGTGAACACTCCAATCAAGTTAATCAAAAAATCAAGTCAGTTCAGTGCATCGAATAACAATCATTTGAGCATGATccaacatcaacaacaacagcagcaacgATCACTTCAAAAGCAAATCTCCGCCGATGAATTCGTTAGCGGTACGCCTACTACGTCTCGTCTCAGTCAAATGGAACAGTTTTCCAAGAACGTAACGCTAGACACAATCATCACCGAATACCTCACCAACCAACATGCACTGTGTAAGAATCCCATGTCCACGTGCCCGCAATTCGATTTATTTGCTCCGCACAAATGTCCCGATCCGCGGCCAAACAAAATGCATGGACTGTGCTCAAACTTTGCGGGTCGGTACTTCCGTCGACAGGCCGGTTACAATTCACGTCGGCTGGATCGTAGACTCGTTCATTCGCAGTTCTGTATGGCTAGAACGATACGATCGCAAGATGATTCGTTCTTTACATGCTGTGATTTTACGCCTTGTACAACAAGTGTTATCGTTGGTCTGCATAGCGGTGAAGTTAAAGTGTATAATAATGAGAGTGGTGACGAGTACACCTATCCGTGTCACAGCAGTTATATTAATAATGTGCAATGTAGCAAAGATGGTAGCCTACTACTAACGTCGAGCGCTTGGCGACAACCGTTGTCAGCGGTGTGGAATATtgagaaaaatcaattcacaCAGAAGGCAGTATTTGAGGAGGAGGAATACTTAGAGTTTAGCAAAGTGAACGAAGATAAAATCCTAGGTACCAATGCTGAG AATGCAACCATCTATGATGTCCGAACGGGAAAGACAATTGCTACGTTTGTGCCGACAATACAAAATCAATACACCAAAAACAGAGCTACATTTTGCCCATCCGATGACTTAATTTTGTCGG aCGGTGTCCTGTGGGATGTGCGTTCTGGGAAAGAGCTCCATAAATTCGACAAACTAAATCAAACACTGTCCGGTGTATTTCACCCCAACGGATTGGAAGTGGTATCGAACACCGAAGTGTGGGACCTACGAACGTTCCATTTGCTACGAACTGTTCCGGCACTCGACCAGTCGATCGTTACGTTTTCACCACAGAACGTAATTTATGGAATGTCGTCGGAAACGGAACCGGAAAGCAGTGGCAGCAATTACGATTCGAAATTTAAGACATTCAAAACATTGGACAGCTACGACTATTCGAGCATTGCAACGGTAGATGTTAAACGTAACATTTACGATCTGAGTGTGAATAAATTCGGAAGCCAAATTGCTCTGGTGGAAAATCTTGGAAATGTTGACTCGATTCAGGAATCCGTTGTACGCATTTATAGCGTCGGACGGAGAAAAAATATGGACGACGATGCG GAAGACGATGAAAATGACATGCCAGATTCATCCGATAGTTCAGACACTGATACCGGCG GTTTTCGTGGTCTTTCAGTGTTCAACCTCAACGACAATGGTGATCAGCGCCGGCGCCGCCGTCGTCGTCGTGACTATTTGTCCGATGATAGCGAAGATGAGTGGATTCCACTGTCCAGTGATGACGACGACATGAATGGACCGGATGATGACAACGACAATGATGATGCAAATATGGGCGAtg ATCGACCGAACGGAGACGGCGACGAGCAAGGTGACAATAACGATGACGAtaataatgatgatgatgcgGGAAATAAtagtgatgatgatgatgacgacgaCGATGGAGATATAAATATGGGATGGCTAACGGATTCCGATTCAAATTCCGATTTTATGTGA
- the LOC119071132 gene encoding protein mahjong isoform X2 yields the protein MAAQPAGNVIERDAVLQGTDLHAIFKLWEEKHSTPLFDPVHIITRLAELFEDETEIYMRKDPDPFDERHPSRTDPDCELGRMLKLLFRKDHFMTRLVNDYLRDNFFTRQNIQKSSYDLNVAACRLILVIMPGLETSAVFQVEFDNLIHRLYSWAENSEEPLRSYATGLLAAAMEVQDIAIGFREQNSRLVTVMLKRLHTLQAEVLEAKKVNGEVVSAPQIKKEVKTSTSKESNSSECVVSNRPFAHLGGGSAPSSPELTSPTLNGLSKFKNTIHLNTLFQSENTSQSQGESIYVRNTIPIYPPTTETNQMLILRYLTSMGEYQEFLGQVFEHNAMQIIFRYVENVDQRGTCIAFEALKYLASLLCHKKFSLEFISHGGLERLIKVTRPSIAATGVSIALYYLAYCEDAMERICSMSQKFVSEVVQYALWLLGCSHDSGRCHATMFFGLAFQFKIILDEFDNQDGLRKLYNVISVLPILGDEHSLNEDETCAARQLIRHVCVALKKYMESHLYYKYSQVSRLNTFATQGVSSGGQMSFRYFQASKQTPEMISEQVRTLQELLPVRARWEPVEKILYLNVIPLLLRIIAYAYDWNHSCRGETVRAALEVLIICCAIPKVHLVFCDRINLPDDASAAGINIILGAAEGEIVADTEVQKAALAVLVHCVCSPTVKPVLVGRYGITMAKKKIANKHSEEIIKKIWESVRSNNGIIVLLQLMEIKTPITDADCIRGMACRALAGLARSDTVQQIIGKLPLFTNGQLQSLMRDPILQEKRTEHVQFQKYALELMERVSGKTKTTNDLDSSLANIHKANVVAQTKIQFNEQQLFELIHEHLSARGMHETAASLQREAGLTTKVVSNKLLAHHSPFSFRSPSSTMVRSRVRMKQSEFNAALNAVESSPQISTKNEQEDVTPVNTPIKLIKKSSQFSASNNNHLSMIQHQQQQQQRSLQKQISADEFVSGTPTTSRLSQMEQFSKNVTLDTIITEYLTNQHALCKNPMSTCPQFDLFAPHKCPDPRPNKMHGLCSNFAGRYFRRQAGYNSRRLDRRLVHSQFCMARTIRSQDDSFFTCCDFTPCTTSVIVGLHSGEVKVYNNESGDEYTYPCHSSYINNVQCSKDGSLLLTSSAWRQPLSAVWNIEKNQFTQKAVFEEEEYLEFSKVNEDKILGTNAENATIYDVRTGKTIATFVPTIQNQYTKNRATFCPSDDLILSDGVLWDVRSGKELHKFDKLNQTLSGVFHPNGLEVVSNTEVWDLRTFHLLRTVPALDQSIVTFSPQNVIYGMSSETEPESSGSNYDSKFKTFKTLDSYDYSSIATVDVKRNIYDLSVNKFGSQIALVENLGNVDSIQESVVRIYSVGRRKNMDDDAEDDENDMPDSSDSSDTDTGVFNLNDNGDQRRRRRRRRDYLSDDSEDEWIPLSSDDDDMNGPDDDNDNDDANMGDDRPNGDGDEQGDNNDDDNNDDDAGNNSDDDDDDDDGDINMGWLTDSDSNSDFM from the exons ATGGCAGCCCAACCAGCTGGAAATGTAATTGAACGGGATGCTGTGCTCCAAGGCACGGATCTTCATGCCATATTCAAATTATGGGAAGAGAAACACTCAACCCCCTTGTTTGATCCTGTGCATATAATCACAAG ATTGGCTGAACTATTCGAAGATGAAACGGAAATTTATATGCGAAAAGACCCGGATCCATTCGATGAACGGCATCCATCTAGAACAGATCCCGACTGTGAGTTGGGTCGCATGTTGAAGTTGCTTTTCCGAAAAGATCATTTCATGACACGA TTAGTCAATGACTATCTACGTGACAACTTTTTCACCCGTCAGAACATTCAGAAAAGTTCGTACGATCTAAATGTGGCTGCTTGTCGACTCATCTTGGTTATCATGCCTGGACTGGAAACGTCTGCCGTATTCCAGGTGGAGTTCGACAATCTGATCCATCGATTGTACTCATGGGCGGAAAATAGCGAAGAACCACTGCGAAGCTATGCCACCGGATTGTTAGCTGCCGCAATGGAAGTGCAGGACATTGCAATCGGTTTTCGTGAACAAAATTCTCGTTTAGTTACTGTAATGTTGAAGCGTTTGCATACGTTGCAAGCGGAAGTGCTCGAAGCGAAAAAAGTGAACGGTGAAGTGGTGTCAGCGCCTCAGATAAAGAAAGAAGTGAAAACGTCGACCAGTAAAGAATCGAATTCCAGTGAATGTGTTGTGTCCAATCGTCCGTTCGCACATTTAGGCGGAGGATCGGCTCCAAGCAGTCCAGAATTGACAAGTCCCACGTTGAATG GTctatcgaaattcaaaaacacGATCCACTTGAATACTCTGTTTCAAAGTGAAAACACCAGCCAAAGTCAAGGTGAAAGCATATATGTGCGGAATACAATTCCAATTTACCCGCCGACCAccgaaacaaatcaaatgcTGATATTGCGATACCTCACATCAATGGGAGAATATCAGGAA tttttaggTCAAGTGTTCGAACACAACGCCATGCAAATCATATTTCGATACGTTGAAAATGTGGACCAGCGAGGGACCTGCATTGCTTTTGAGGCATTGAAATACTTAGCATCTCTACTGTGCCACAAGAAATTTTCGTTGGAATTTATTTCCCATGGTGGGCTGGAGCGATTAATCAAAGTCACACGGCCGAGCATTGCAGCAACAG GTGTTTCCATTGCCCTCTACTATTTGGCTTATTGTGAGGATGCAATGGAGCGAATATGTTCAATGTCACAGAAATTTGTGTCCGAAGTAGTACAGTATGCGTTATGGTTATTGGGCTGTTCACATGATTCGGGACGCTGTCATGCAACCATGTTTTTCGGTTTGGcctttcaattcaaaattattttggacgaATTCGACAATCAGGATGGTTTACGCAAACTGTACAACGTT ATTTCGGTACTGCCTATACTCGGCGATGAACACAGTTTAAACGAGGATGAAACTTGTGCGGCTAGACAGTTAATACGACATGTTTGTGTGGCACTCAAAAAGTACATGGAAAGCCATTTGTACTACAAATATTCTCAAGTGTCTAGACTCAACACGTTCGCTACGCAAGGAGTTTCGTCCGGTGGTCAAATGAGTTTCCGG TATTTCCAGGCGAGTAAACAAACACCGGAAATGATTAGCGAACAGGTGCGAACACTGCAGGAATTACTGCCAGTTCGGGCGAGATGGGAACcagttgagaaaattttgtacTTGAACGTGATTCCCCTTCTGTTGCGAATTATCGCTTATGCGTATGACTGGAATCATAGCTGCCGAGGCGAAACAGTACGAGCCGCATTGGAAGTCTTAATTATTTGTTGTGCAATTCCGAAGGTGCATCTGGTCTTTTGTGATCGTATCAATCTACCAG atgaTGCGAGTGCGGCTGGCATTAACATAATTCTTGGCGCAGCTGAAGGCGAAATAGTGGCTGATACCGAAGTACAAAAGGCAGCACTTGCAGTTTTGGTTCATTGTGTCTGCTCACCAACCGTTAAG CCAGTTTTGGTGGGACGCTATGGCATTACAAtggcgaaaaagaaaatcgccAACAAACACTCGGAGGAAATAATCAAAAAGATTTGGGAATCTGTACGATCGAACAATGGAATCATTGTGCTTCTGCAGCTGATGGAAATCAAAACGCCGATAACCGATGCGGATTGCATCAGAGGAATGGCGTGCCGTGCCTTGGCTGGTCTTGCCCGTTCGGATACAGTTCAACAGATTATCGGAAAATTGCCTCTGTTTACAAATGGCCAGTTGCAGAGTCTAATGCGCGACCCAATATTGCAAGAGAAACGCACCGAACACGTTCAGTTCCAGAAGTATGCGTTAGAACTGATGGAACGCGTTTCGGGTAAAACAAAAACGACCAACGATTTGGACTCATCTTTGGCCAACATACACAAAGCGAATGTCGTGGCACAGACGAAAATTCAGTTCAATGAGCAACAGCTGTTTGAATTGATTCACGAACATTTATCCGCCAGGGGAATGCACGAAACTGCTGCTTCATTACAACGAGAGGCTGGACTGACTACAAAAGTAGTGTCCAACAAATTGCTGGCGCATCATTCACCGTTTTCTTTCCG TTCACCCAGTTCAACGATGGTGCGGTCACGTGTTCGAATGAAGCAATCCGAATTCAATGCAGCGCTAAATGCCGTCGAATCTTCACCCCaaatttctaccaaaaacGAACAAGAGGATGTCACACCAGTGAACACTCCAATCAAGTTAATCAAAAAATCAAGTCAGTTCAGTGCATCGAATAACAATCATTTGAGCATGATccaacatcaacaacaacagcagcaacgATCACTTCAAAAGCAAATCTCCGCCGATGAATTCGTTAGCGGTACGCCTACTACGTCTCGTCTCAGTCAAATGGAACAGTTTTCCAAGAACGTAACGCTAGACACAATCATCACCGAATACCTCACCAACCAACATGCACTGTGTAAGAATCCCATGTCCACGTGCCCGCAATTCGATTTATTTGCTCCGCACAAATGTCCCGATCCGCGGCCAAACAAAATGCATGGACTGTGCTCAAACTTTGCGGGTCGGTACTTCCGTCGACAGGCCGGTTACAATTCACGTCGGCTGGATCGTAGACTCGTTCATTCGCAGTTCTGTATGGCTAGAACGATACGATCGCAAGATGATTCGTTCTTTACATGCTGTGATTTTACGCCTTGTACAACAAGTGTTATCGTTGGTCTGCATAGCGGTGAAGTTAAAGTGTATAATAATGAGAGTGGTGACGAGTACACCTATCCGTGTCACAGCAGTTATATTAATAATGTGCAATGTAGCAAAGATGGTAGCCTACTACTAACGTCGAGCGCTTGGCGACAACCGTTGTCAGCGGTGTGGAATATtgagaaaaatcaattcacaCAGAAGGCAGTATTTGAGGAGGAGGAATACTTAGAGTTTAGCAAAGTGAACGAAGATAAAATCCTAGGTACCAATGCTGAG AATGCAACCATCTATGATGTCCGAACGGGAAAGACAATTGCTACGTTTGTGCCGACAATACAAAATCAATACACCAAAAACAGAGCTACATTTTGCCCATCCGATGACTTAATTTTGTCGG aCGGTGTCCTGTGGGATGTGCGTTCTGGGAAAGAGCTCCATAAATTCGACAAACTAAATCAAACACTGTCCGGTGTATTTCACCCCAACGGATTGGAAGTGGTATCGAACACCGAAGTGTGGGACCTACGAACGTTCCATTTGCTACGAACTGTTCCGGCACTCGACCAGTCGATCGTTACGTTTTCACCACAGAACGTAATTTATGGAATGTCGTCGGAAACGGAACCGGAAAGCAGTGGCAGCAATTACGATTCGAAATTTAAGACATTCAAAACATTGGACAGCTACGACTATTCGAGCATTGCAACGGTAGATGTTAAACGTAACATTTACGATCTGAGTGTGAATAAATTCGGAAGCCAAATTGCTCTGGTGGAAAATCTTGGAAATGTTGACTCGATTCAGGAATCCGTTGTACGCATTTATAGCGTCGGACGGAGAAAAAATATGGACGACGATGCG GAAGACGATGAAAATGACATGCCAGATTCATCCGATAGTTCAGACACTGATACCGGCG TGTTCAACCTCAACGACAATGGTGATCAGCGCCGGCGCCGCCGTCGTCGTCGTGACTATTTGTCCGATGATAGCGAAGATGAGTGGATTCCACTGTCCAGTGATGACGACGACATGAATGGACCGGATGATGACAACGACAATGATGATGCAAATATGGGCGAtg ATCGACCGAACGGAGACGGCGACGAGCAAGGTGACAATAACGATGACGAtaataatgatgatgatgcgGGAAATAAtagtgatgatgatgatgacgacgaCGATGGAGATATAAATATGGGATGGCTAACGGATTCCGATTCAAATTCCGATTTTATGTGA
- the LOC119071295 gene encoding ribose-5-phosphate isomerase: MVVFKRLLTLIVNRSYFSSLGKNMSLEGAKRIAAYKAVDEWVKPNTTVGIGSGSTVVYAVDRLKERVTNENLNVFCIPTSFQARQLIINSGLVLCDLETHPTLDCVIDGADEVDSNLTLIKGGGGCLLQEKIVASCAKTMIVIADYTKDSVKLGDQYQKGIPVEVVPMAYVPIKKKIESMFGGSLNLRMAVAKAGPCITDNGNFILDWKFTNKDVDWNVVNREILMIPGVVETGLFVKMAAKVYFGMADGTVKER, from the exons ATGGTTGTGTTTAAAAGACTTTTGACGCTGATTGTTAATCGAAGCTATTTTTCGTCGCTCGGAAAAAACATGAGTCTGGAAGGTGCAAAACGAATTGCTGCATATAAA GCTGTTGACGAGTGGGTCAAACCGAACACAACAGTCGGTATTGGCAGCGGATCAACTGTGGTCTATGCCGTCGATCGTTTAAAGGAGCGTGTCACCAACGAAAACTTAAACGTATTTTGCATTCCAACCAGCTTTCAGGCGAGACAATTGATAATAAACAGTGGACTGGTACTGTGCGACCTAGAAACACATCCTACTCTGGATTGTGTCATCGATGGGGCTGATGAAGTAGATTCCAATTTGACGCTGATAAAAGGTGGAGGCGGTTGTTTGCTGCAG gaaaaaattgtggcTTCGTGTGCTAAGACAATGATTGTTATCGCTGATTACACAAAGGACTCGGTGAAACTAGGCGATCAATACCAGAAAGGTATTCCAGTCGAAGTTGTACCGATGGCATACGTTCCAATAAAGAAGAAGATCGAGTCGAT GTTTGGAGGTTCGTTGAATCTTCGAATGGCTGTGGCAAAAGCCGGACCATGCATAACCGACAACGGAAATTTCATATTGGACTGGAAGTTTACGAACAAAGACGTCGATTGGAACGTTGTCAATCGTGAAATACTGATGATACCGGGCGTCGTCGAAACGGGCCTATTCGTTAAAATGGCTGCCAAAGTGTATTTTGGTATGGCTGACGGTACGGTTAAAGAGAGATAA
- the LOC119071316 gene encoding protein TEX261 yields the protein MTLLYILTFVGFLVQICFITLAIAAGLYYLAELVEEYTVAAKKLISILILATTIIYILFIFFDNLPWSMILCGLFAQLCHGMIMTSFPYVQFTSIPFIGSCIMLIVNHWLAFTYFSSVWYQFSEILAYFTLCLWVVPFALFVSLSANDNVLPTVNERSPLLNDNDIVTNYFSNKGKKLGLLSLFNYAKESILPQRNKKSY from the exons ATGACACTACTCTACATATTGACTTTTGTGGGATTCCTCGTACAAATTTGCTTCATAACATTGGCGATAG CGGCCGGTCTCTACTATCTAGCTGAATTAGTCGAAGAGTACACGGTAGCTGCGAAGAAACTGATATCAATTTTGATCTTAGCAACGACGATCATCTACATcttgtttatatttttcgataatttaccCTGGTCCATGATATTGTGTGGACTATTCGCTCAGCTATGTCACGGTATGATTATGACAAGTTTTCCGTACGTGCAATTTACGTCGATACCTTTCATCGGATCCTGCATCATGCTGATAGTTAACCATTGGTTAGCTTTCACATACTTCTCTAGCGTTTGGTATCAGTTTTCAGAG ATCTTGGCGTACTTTACATTATGTCTTTGGGTCGTTCCGTTTGCTTTATTTGTATCATTATCAGCGAATGATAATGTACTTCCAACTGTAAATGAGCGGTCGCCGCTACTGA ATGACAACGACATAGTCACAAATTATTTCTCGAACAAAGGTAAAAAACTTGGCCTTCTATCCCTTTTCAACTACGCTAAAGAGTCGATTCTGCCTCAACGTAACAAAAAGTCATATTAG